The Streptomyces sp. 11x1 genomic sequence GTGTCTCGCCCTCGACCGGCCGGGCGTGGCGAGCCGTTCAGAAGGCGCAGCGGGTCACCAGAGGAGTTGGAGGCGCTCCGGGGAGCGGTGGATCAAGGTCGGCCGCATGGTGATCCGTTGGCCGTCCGCCAGGCGCAGGCCCGGCAGGCGGCTGGTCAACACCTCCCAAGTCAGGCGGAGTTGTTCGCGGGCGACTGGCGAGCCGGCGCAGGTGTGGGTGCCGAAGCCGAAGGCGCCGGGAGAACCGGGTGGGCGTCGGGGCATCCGGGCGCGACGCGACCCTCCGCGTGCCCCGGCACCCGCCTCCGCCTCGGCTGTTCGCTTACGCTCGCCCCGTGGTTCTCTTCCTCCTGGAACGCCTCACTCCGCTTCCCGTGGACCGCGCCTGGCGGCTCCTGACCGACTGGCCCCGGCACGCGGACGTCGTACCGCTGACCCGCGTCACCGTGCGCACGCCTCCGCCGACCGGAGAGGGCACGGTCTTCGTGGCCCGCAGCGGTGTGGGGCCGCTCGCCTTCGACGACTCGATGGAGGTCGCTCTCTGGCAGCCACCGGAGGCCGGAGCTCCCGGTAAGTGCCGTCTGGTCAAGCGTGGTTCGTTCGTCACCGGCTGGGCCGAGATCGAGGTCCATCCGTACGGTGACGGCGCCTCCCGCACGGTCTGGCGCGAGGACCTGCGGGTGCGATGGCTGCCGGGTCTCTTCGACGGCCCGCTGGCGTGGACGGCGAGACGAATGTTCGGCCGCGCCATGGACGGACTGCTCGGGGACGACGGCCGACGGCCGCACTGAGCCACTCGTTCCGACGAGCCCTTCGTGGCCCGCCGTTGGGCATCGTTGTCAGACCTTCCGTCTAATGTCCGAAGCATGAGCACACACCGCCACACCACCACCCGGGAGTCCTACGACACGGTTGCCACCGACTACGAGAAGCTGCTGAGAGACGAGTTGGCGCAGAGCCCGTTCGAGCGAGCCATGCTCGGAGTGTTCGCCGAACGGGTGCTGGGTGCCGGGGGCGGACGCGTCGCGGATCTGGGATGCGGGCCGGGGCGGATCACCGGGCATCTGGCCTCGCTGGGGCTCGACATCTGTGGCATGGACCTCTCGCCGCAGATGGTCGCCGTGGCCCGCTGGGCCCATCCGCGACTCCGGTTCGACGTGGGCACGATGACCGCGCTCGACTTCGAGGACGGCTGCCTGGCGGGAGCACTCGCCTGGTACTCCACGGTGCACACCCCGCCCGACGAACTCCCGCTTGTGTTCCGCGAGTTACATCGCGTCCTCGCCCCCGGCGGGCTCCTCGCGATGGCGTACAAGGTGGGCGACGGGTCCGCCCACCTGACTCATGCCTACGGGCACCCCCTCGACCTCGACGTCTACCGTTTCCCGCCCGAACGGATCGCCGGGATGCTGGGGGACGCCGGGTTCGTGGAGTCGGCCCGGCTCGTGCGGGAGGCCGACGGGCCGGGCACCACGGCGAACACCCCTCAGGCGTACGTGCTGGCGCGCAAGCCGGGGTGAGCCCCTGGGGCCGGGTACCTGACGCGGAACGTAGTCAGGACGGGCCCGGGTCGCCGTTGTGGGACGTGGACAGGCCGTCGCGGCGGTCGCGGTCGCCGTCGCCCGTCGTGCTGAGGAGGGTGTCGCAGATCTCGCGGAGCTTGTCGGTGGCCTGTTTGGAGAAGAGTCCGCAGAGCCCGGCGATGCCGGAGAAGCCGTACGGGTTGGGCGCCCCGGCTCCGGAGCTGCCGGCGAACAATCCGCCGCGCAGCAGGAGATAGACCAGGAGCGCCAGGGCCACCCCGATGCCGGCCCGCAGGAGGTACCACCACAGCCAGCTCGCGTAGAGCCGCCGGTTGCCGACGTACGTCGCGAACGACGTGGCCGCGTGGACGAAGCTGCCGAGCGCGCTGCACACGACCACGGCCAGCAGCATCGCGGTGTCGGCGGTCAGCGACCAGTCCCCCAGCCCGAACGGCGACCAGCGCGCGGTGGCCGTGGGCTCCGCCCCGGGCTCCACCGTCGCCAGCACCGCCGGCCAGAGGGTCACCAGGGCTCCGCAGACGAAGACGACGTCGGTGAGGAGGAAGAGGCCCAGGAGCGCCGTCGAGACGGTCGAGAGTCGGCGGTCGTCAGCGGTGCCGTCGCTGCCGGGGGCGGCGGCGTCGGCGTCGCCACCCGAGCCGTCGTCGCCCTCCGAGCCTCCGCCAGCCCCGTCGCGCTCAGCGGTGCGAGGCTCGTCACCGCTGAGGGCGTCACCATTCGTGCTCGGGGCATCGCCGCCATCGGCGTCACGGTCCGAGGGCGCGTCGCCGTCGTCGCCGTCCCCGGCGGTCCTGGTGCCGGCGTTCCCGGCCGTGCTGCCGCCCGACCGCGTGCCGTCATCCGCGGCGGGCCCGGTGGCGGCGCCCCGCCTCCGCTCGTCCGCCTCCGCCTCCGTCTCCGCGCCCGTCGCGAGCCCGCCGTCCTGCCCCTCGGCCCCGCCCCCGTGCGGGCGCCCCCCACCGGTCATCGTGGTCAACTGTCCGCCCCCGTCGTGCTGTTGTCCCTTCGCAACGGTCGGGCCTGTCGTCCCGGGGGTCAAGTCGGCGGCACGGGTCGGAGTCAGGAGACGCCGGCCGGGGTCAGGAGACGCGGAGGCTCGGCAGTTCCGTGAGGGCGCGTGGGGTGTCGTGGTGGATCGGGGTGTGCGCGCCGGTCAGGGAGACGCCGCTGCCGCCCCGCCGGTCGGCGACGATCTCGGCGGCGATCGACAGGGCCGTCTCCTCCGGCGTGCGTGCGCCGAGGTCGAGCCCGATCGGGGACCTGAGCCGGGCCAACTCCAGCTCGGTGACGCCGACTTCGCGGAGGCGTTGGTTGCGGTCGAGGTGGGTGCGGCGGGAGCCCATGGCGCCGACGTAGGCGACGGGGAGCCGCAGGGCGAGGCGCAGGAGCGGGACGTCGAACTTGGCGTCGTGGGTGAGGACGCAGAGGACCGTGCGGGCGTCGACGGAGGTGCGCTCCAGGTACCTGTGGGGCCAGTCGACGACGATCTCGTCCGCCTCGGGGAAGCGGGTGTGGGTGGCGAAGACGGGCCGGGCGTCGCAGACGGTCACGTGGCAGCCGAGGAACTTGCCGATCCGGACGAGCGCCGACGCGAAGTCGATCGCACCGAAGACGATCATCCGGGGCGGCGGGACCGAGGACTCGACCAGGATCGTGAGCGGCGCTCCGCAGCGTGAGCCCTGCTCTCCGATCTCCAGGGTGCCGGTGCGGCCGGCATCCAGGAGGGCGCGGGCCTCGGCGGCGACCGTACGGTCCAGTTCGGGGTGGGCCCCGTACCCGCCGTCGTACGAGCCGTCCGGGCGGACCAGCAGCGCCCGGCCCCGCAGTTCCGCCGGGCCGGAGACGATCCGGGCGAGGGCCGCCGCCTCCCCGCCCGCCGCCGAGGCGAGCGCGGCGCCGGCCACCGGGCGGACGGGGTCGCCGGCCCGCACCGGTGTCACCAGGATGTCGATGATCCCGCCACAGGTGAGACCGACGGCGAAGGCGTCCTCGTCGCTGTAGCCGAAGCGTTCGAGGACGGGTTCGCCGTCCTCCAGCGCCTGGCGGCACAGGTCGTAGACGGCGCCCTCGACGCAGCCGCCGGAGACCGAGCCGATCGCCGTGCCGTCGGCGTCCACCGCGAGGGCGGCGCCCGGCTGCCGGGGGGCGCTGCCGCCGACGGCCACCACGGTGGCCACGGCGAAGTCACGCCCCTGCCCGACCCACCGGTACAGCTCTTCGGCGATGTCCAGCATCTCTCGGTCTCCTCACAGGCAACGGTTGCGCGGACGGTACTCGGCGGGGGGCCGCGAGGCCCGGCCCCCTAGTGCACGCCCAGCCAGCTCTCGATCGGGTCGAGGGCGAAGAAGACGACGAACACCGCCGTCAGGCCCCACATGAACGCGCCGATCTCCCTCGCCCGGCCCTGGGCGAGCTTGATGGCGACGTAGGAGACGACGCCGGCGGCGACGCCCGCGGTGATGGAGTACGTGAACGGCATGATCACGACGGTCAGGAAGACCGGGATCGCGGTGGCGCGGTCGGACCAGTCGACGTGCCGGGCGTTCGTCATCATCATGGCGCCGATGACGACGAGCGCGGCCGCGGCGACCTCGCCGGGCACGATCGCCGTGAGCGGGGTGAAGAACAGACAGGCCGCGAAGAACAGGCCGGTGACGACGGAGGAGAGGCCCGTGCGGGCGCCCTCGCCGACCCCGGTCGCCGACTCGACGAACACCGTCTGACCGGAGCCGCCGGCCACACCGCCGATCGCGCCGCCCGCACCGTCGATGAACAGCGCCTTGGACAGTCCGGGCATCCGGCCCTTGTCGTCGGCGAGCCCCGCCTCCGTGCCGACGCCGATGATGGTGGCCATCGCGTCGAAGAACCCGGCGAGGACGAGCGTGAAGACGATCATGCCGACCGTCATCGCGCCGACGTCGCCCCAGCCGCCGAACTCGACGTGCCCGAAGAGCGAGAAGTCCGGCATCGAGACCGCGCTGCCGTGCAACTCGGGTGCGCCGCCCGCCCATTGCTTCGGGTCGATGACGTCGAGGGCGTTGAGGAGCACGGCTACGACCGTCCCGCCGACGATCCCGAGCAGGATCGCGCCGGGGACGCCCCGGGCCTGGAGCATGAAGATCGTGAGAAGGGTGACCGCGAAGAGGAGGACGGGCCAGCCGGCGAGTTCGCCGGTGGGGCCGAGGCTGACCGGGGTCGCCTTGCCCTGGTGCACGAATCCGGCCTTGTAGAACCCGATCAGCGCGACGAACAGACCGATCCCCATGGTGATCGCGTGCTTCAGGGCCAGCGGGATGGCGTTCATGATCATCTCGCGGAGGCCGGTGACGACCAGAAGCATGATGACCACTCCGTACATCACACACATGCCCATCGCCTGCGGCCAGGTCATCTGCGGGGCGACCTGCGAGGCGATGACGCCGGAGACGGAGAGGCCGGCGGCGAGCGCGAGCGGGACCCGGCCGACGACGCCCATGAGGAGCGTGCTGACGGCCGCGGCGAGCGCGGTCGCCGTGATCAGGGCCTTCTGGCCGAGGGTGGCGCCGGCGGCGTCCGGGCCGGAGAGGATGAGCGGGTTGAGCAGGAGGATGTACGCCATCGCCATGAAGGTGGTGACGCCGCCGCGGACCTCTCGGGCGAGCGTGGATCCTCGGTGGGTGATGTGGAAGTACCGGTCGAGGCGGGACCGGCCGGGCGGGTCGGGGGTGCCGTCGGGGGCCGTCCTCGGCTTGAGCGACTGCTGGGTCATGGGGGCGTTCTCCCAAGGTTCACAGGGACACCCGGCCGTTGCACTGGGCTTCGGCGGGATTTGGGAAGGTGCGCCCGACGCGGGGGACGGCCCGAGACGAACGTGGTGGGTGTGCTTGTGGGGTGCGTTGTCGGGTGCTGGTCCGGTGGGGGCTTCTCGCGCAGTTCCCCGCGCCCCTAAGAGCAACGGCCCCTGCGGGCCGTTGAAAAAGCACGGGCGCAGCCCCTGCTTTTTCAGGGGCGCGGGGAACTGCGCGACCAGCCCCCACCGGACCAGCGGTCGCCAAAGATCCCGCACCCCCGAGCTCGTAGGCGCCCGGCGGCCCCTACGCCGTGCCGGTCAGATGCTCCGGCCGTACCGGCGTCCTGTTCAGCTCCAGCCCCGTCGCGGAGCGAATCGCCGCGAGCACGGCCGGAGTCGACGACAGGGTCGGCGCCTCGCCCACCCCACGCAGCCCGTACGGCGCGTGGTCGTCGGCGAGTTCGAGCACGTCGACGGGGATGGTCGGCGTGTCGAGGATCGTGGGGATGAGGTAGTCCGTGAAGGAGGGGTTGCGCACCTTCGCGGTCTTCGGGTCGACGACGATCTCCTCCATGACCGCGATGCCCAGCCCCTGGGTCGTGCCGCCCTGGATCTGGCCCACCACGGAGAGCGGGTTGAGCGCCTTGCCGACGTCCTGCGCGCAGGCCAGTTCGACGACCTTGACCATGCCCAGCTCGGTGTCGACCTCGACGACGGCGCGGTGCGCGGCGAAGGAGTACTGGACGTGCCCGAAGCCCTCCCCGGTGCGCAGGTCGAACGGTTCGGTCGGCCGGTGCCGCCACTCCGCCTCGACCTCGACGGCCTCGTCCCCGAGGACGTCCACCAGGTCGGCCAGGACCTCGCCTGCATCGGTGACGACCTTGCCGCCCTCCAGCAGCAACTCGGCCGTCGCCCACGCGGGGTGGTACGTACCGAACTTGCGGCGCCCCAGCTCCAATACCTTCTCCCGCACCAGCTCGCAGCTGTTCCGGACGGCGCCGCCCGTGACGTACGTCTGGCGGGACGCGGAGGTCGATCCGGCCGAACCCACCTGGGTGTCCGCCGGGTTGATCGTCACCTGGGTGACGCCCAGCTCCGTGCGGGCGATCTGCGCGTGTACGGTGATGCCGCCCTGGCCGACCTCCGCCATGGCCGTGTGGACGGTGGCGACGGGTTCACCGCCGACGACCTCCATCCGGACCCGCGCGGTCGAGTAGTCGTCGAAGCCCTCGGAGAAGCCGACGTTCTTGATGCCGACCGCGTAGCCGACGCCCCGGACGACGCCCTCGCCGTGCGTGGTGTTGGACAGGCCGCCCGGCAGCTGTCGTACGTCCGCCGCCTCGCCCGCCGTGAGCCACTGCTGCTCGGGCGGCAGGGGCATCGCCTTGACGCGGCGCAGGAGTTCGGCGACCGGGGCCGGGGAGTCGACGACCTGGCCGGTCGGCAGGGCGGTGCCCTGCTCCATGGCGTTGATCTGCCGGAACTCCACCGGGTCCATGCCGAGCTCCGCCGCCAGCTTGTCCATCTGTGCCTCGTAGGCGAAGCACGCCTGGACCGCGCCGAAGCCGCGCATCGCGCCGCAGGGCGGGTTGTTGGTGTAGAGGGCGAGGGCCTCGATGTCGACGTCCTCGATGACGTACGGGCCGGCGCCGAGGGAGGCCGCGTTGCCGACGACGGCCGGGGAGGCGGAGGCGTAGGCGCCGCCGTCGAGGACGATGCGGGCCTTGAGGTGGGTGAGCCTGCCGTCGCGCGTGGCCCCGTGCTCGTAGTGCAGCTTCGCGGGGTGGCGGTGGACGTGCCCGAAGAAGGACTCGAAGCGGTTGTAGACGATCTTGACCGGTTTGCCGGTGCGCAGGGCCAGCAGGCAGGCGTGGATCTGCATCGACAGGTCCTCGCGGCCGCCGAAGGCGCCGCCGACGCCGGCCAGGGTCATGCGGACCTTGTCCTCGGGCAGGCCGAGCACGGGCGCGATCTGGCGCAGGTCGGAGTGGAGCCACTGGGTGGCGATGTAGAGGTCGACACCGCCGTCCTCGGCGGGCACGGCGAGGCCTGACTCGGGGCCGAGGAATGCCTGGTCCTGCATGCCGAAGACGTACTCGCCCTCGACGATCACGTCGGCGCGCTCGCGGGCCGCCGCCACGTCGCCGCGGATGATCGGCTGGCGGTGGACGATGTTCGGGTGCGCGACATGCGCGACGTGGTGGTCGTCGCGGCCCTCGTGGACGAGGACGGCGTCCGGCGCGGTTGCGGAGGCCTCGTCGGTGATGACCGGCAGTTCGCGGTACTCCACCTTGATCTTGGCGGCGGCGCGGCGCGCGGTCTCCGGGTGGTCGGCGGCGACGATCGCGACGGGCTCGCCGTGGTGGCGGACCTTGCCGTGGGCGAGGACCGGGGTGTCCTGGATCTCCAGGCCGTAGTTCCTGACGTCGGTGGGAAGGTCGTCGTAGGTCATCACGGCGTGGACGCCGGGGGTGGCCAGCGCCTCGGCCGTGTCGATGGAGAGGATCTCGGCGTGGGCGACCGTGGAGCGCAGGATCTGGCCCCAGAGCATGTCCTCGTGCCACATGTCGGAGGAGTACGCGAACTCGCCGGTGACCTTGAGGGTGCCGTCCGGGCGGAGCGTGGACTCGCCGATGCCGCCCCTGGTGCGGGAGCCCTGGGTGAGGTGGGTGGGCAGGCCGGTGGTTCCCATGATCAGACCCCTTCGGACTGCCGGGCGGCCGCGAGGCGGACCGCGTCCATGATCTTCTCGTAGCCGGTGCAACGGCACAGGTTGCCCGAGAGCGCCTCGCGGATGTCCGCGTCGCTCGGGTTCGGGTGGCGTTCCAGCATCTCGTCGGCCGCGACCAGCAGACCCGGTGTGCAGAAGCCGCACTGGACGGCTCCGGCGTCGATGAACGCCTGCTGGATCGGAGAGAGCGTCACACGCGGGGATTCGCCGGTGCCTTCTCCGGTGTGCGAGTCCTGCCCCTGGGCCGCCCACCGCTTGGCCTCGTCGAGCGGGGTCCCTCCCGTGGCGGGCGTACCGCACGCGCCGGACGCGCAACCACCGTGCGCGGCCCGCTGCTTGGCGAAGTCCGCGAGCCCCTCGACCGTGACGACCTCGCGGCCCTCGACCTGTCCGGCGGCCACCAGGCACGAACACACCGGGACGCCGTCGAGGCGGACCGTGCAGGACCCGCACTCGCCCTGCTCACAGGCGTTCTTGGAGCCCGGCAGCCCCATCCGCTCCCGCAGCACGTACAGCAGGGACTCGCCCTCCCACACGTCGTCGGCTTCCTGCGGACGGCCGTTGACCGTGAAACTGACGCGCATTACGCGACTCCCTCCGTGGCGCGGGCGGTGCCGCGGTACGACTCCCAGGTCCACATGAGCGTGCGGCGGGCCATGACACCGACCGCGTGGCGGCGGTAGCTCGCGGTGCCGCGTACGTCGTCGATCGGGTTGCAGGCGCCGGCGCACAGGTCCGCGAACTGCTTGGCGACCGACGGGGTGATGATCCGGCCGTTGTCCCAGAAACCGCCCTCGTCGAGGGCCGCGTTCAGGAACTCCTCGGCGGCCCGGGCCCGGACGGGGGTCGGCGCGGCCGAGCCGATGCCGGTACGGACGGTGCGCGACGACGGATGCAGGGCGAGCCCGAAGGCGCACACGGCGATGACCATGGCGTTGCGGGTGCCGACCTTCGAGTACTGCTGGGGCCCGTCCGCCTTGTCGATGTGCACCGCGCGGATCAGCTCGTCCGGCGCGAGGGCGTTGCGCTTGACGCCGGTGTAGAAGTCGTCGATGGGGATGAGCCGTGTGCCCCGTACGGACTCGGCCTCTACCTGGGCTCCCGCCGCGAGGAGGGCCGGGTGGGCGTCGCCGGCCGGGGAGGCGGTGCCGAGGTTGCCGCCGACGCCGCCGCGGTTGCGGATCTGCGGGGAGGCGACCGTGTGCGAGGCCAGGGCGAGGCCGGGCAGCTCGGTACGGAGGTCCTCCATGATCCGGGTGTACGGGACGGACGCGCCGAGGCGCACCGTCCCCTCGCCGACCTCCCATTCGGAGAGTTCGCCGATGCGGTTCAGGTCGAGCAGATACTCGGGCCGACGGTGGTCGAAGTTGATCTCGACCATGACGTCGGTGCCGCCGGCGATCGGCACAGCCGTGGGGTGCTCGGCCTTCGCGGCGAGCGCCTCCTCCCAGCTGGCGGGGCGAAGGAAGTCCATCTGACCGGCTCTCTTCTTCGTCTCGAGTCGTTCTGTTTGAGCCAGATCGTGTGCGGCGGGCCCGGCTCGTTCATGTGCTGTTCATGTGTTCTGGAACTCAGTACACAGCGCCCTCCTCCACCCCGGTCAGTCACGGAATCTCTGAAGGAGTTGGCTGGCCAGGGCCCACATCTTGTAGATTCGTATGAACAGAGGCCCTCTGCAACCTCTTGGTATTCCCCCGGAAACATCCTTGTTCCCGACAGGTCTCGACACAGGAACGGCGGCGACGAGAATGCGCCTGCGCGCACTGCTGGACACCGACGCGCTGGGCCTCAGGCTGCTCGGCGGCGAGGACGAGCTGGACCGCGCCGTGCGCGGTGTGATGACCACCGACCTCAGAGATCCCAGCCGCTATCTCTCCGGCGGCGAGCTGGTGCTCACGGGCCTCGCCTGGCGCCGCGACGCCGCCGACTCCGAGCCCTTCGTCCGGATCCTGGTCGGCGCCGGGGTCGCCGCGCTGGCCGCCGGGGAGGCCGAGCTGGGCAACGTCCCCGAGGACCTCGTCGTGGCCTGCGCTCGCCACCGGCTGCCGCTCTTCGCGGTCAACGAGTCGGTCGCCTTCGCGACCATCACCGAACACGTCGTACGGCAGGTCTCCGGCGAGCGCGCCGGGGACCTCGCGGCCGTGGTGGACCGGCACCGCC encodes the following:
- a CDS encoding class I SAM-dependent methyltransferase, with translation MSTHRHTTTRESYDTVATDYEKLLRDELAQSPFERAMLGVFAERVLGAGGGRVADLGCGPGRITGHLASLGLDICGMDLSPQMVAVARWAHPRLRFDVGTMTALDFEDGCLAGALAWYSTVHTPPDELPLVFRELHRVLAPGGLLAMAYKVGDGSAHLTHAYGHPLDLDVYRFPPERIAGMLGDAGFVESARLVREADGPGTTANTPQAYVLARKPG
- a CDS encoding 2Fe-2S iron-sulfur cluster-binding protein yields the protein MRVSFTVNGRPQEADDVWEGESLLYVLRERMGLPGSKNACEQGECGSCTVRLDGVPVCSCLVAAGQVEGREVVTVEGLADFAKQRAAHGGCASGACGTPATGGTPLDEAKRWAAQGQDSHTGEGTGESPRVTLSPIQQAFIDAGAVQCGFCTPGLLVAADEMLERHPNPSDADIREALSGNLCRCTGYEKIMDAVRLAAARQSEGV
- a CDS encoding molybdopterin cofactor-binding domain-containing protein; this encodes MGTTGLPTHLTQGSRTRGGIGESTLRPDGTLKVTGEFAYSSDMWHEDMLWGQILRSTVAHAEILSIDTAEALATPGVHAVMTYDDLPTDVRNYGLEIQDTPVLAHGKVRHHGEPVAIVAADHPETARRAAAKIKVEYRELPVITDEASATAPDAVLVHEGRDDHHVAHVAHPNIVHRQPIIRGDVAAARERADVIVEGEYVFGMQDQAFLGPESGLAVPAEDGGVDLYIATQWLHSDLRQIAPVLGLPEDKVRMTLAGVGGAFGGREDLSMQIHACLLALRTGKPVKIVYNRFESFFGHVHRHPAKLHYEHGATRDGRLTHLKARIVLDGGAYASASPAVVGNAASLGAGPYVIEDVDIEALALYTNNPPCGAMRGFGAVQACFAYEAQMDKLAAELGMDPVEFRQINAMEQGTALPTGQVVDSPAPVAELLRRVKAMPLPPEQQWLTAGEAADVRQLPGGLSNTTHGEGVVRGVGYAVGIKNVGFSEGFDDYSTARVRMEVVGGEPVATVHTAMAEVGQGGITVHAQIARTELGVTQVTINPADTQVGSAGSTSASRQTYVTGGAVRNSCELVREKVLELGRRKFGTYHPAWATAELLLEGGKVVTDAGEVLADLVDVLGDEAVEVEAEWRHRPTEPFDLRTGEGFGHVQYSFAAHRAVVEVDTELGMVKVVELACAQDVGKALNPLSVVGQIQGGTTQGLGIAVMEEIVVDPKTAKVRNPSFTDYLIPTILDTPTIPVDVLELADDHAPYGLRGVGEAPTLSSTPAVLAAIRSATGLELNRTPVRPEHLTGTA
- a CDS encoding xanthine dehydrogenase family protein subunit M; the protein is MDFLRPASWEEALAAKAEHPTAVPIAGGTDVMVEINFDHRRPEYLLDLNRIGELSEWEVGEGTVRLGASVPYTRIMEDLRTELPGLALASHTVASPQIRNRGGVGGNLGTASPAGDAHPALLAAGAQVEAESVRGTRLIPIDDFYTGVKRNALAPDELIRAVHIDKADGPQQYSKVGTRNAMVIAVCAFGLALHPSSRTVRTGIGSAAPTPVRARAAEEFLNAALDEGGFWDNGRIITPSVAKQFADLCAGACNPIDDVRGTASYRRHAVGVMARRTLMWTWESYRGTARATEGVA
- a CDS encoding SRPBCC family protein, coding for MVLFLLERLTPLPVDRAWRLLTDWPRHADVVPLTRVTVRTPPPTGEGTVFVARSGVGPLAFDDSMEVALWQPPEAGAPGKCRLVKRGSFVTGWAEIEVHPYGDGASRTVWREDLRVRWLPGLFDGPLAWTARRMFGRAMDGLLGDDGRRPH
- a CDS encoding NCS2 family permease, yielding MTQQSLKPRTAPDGTPDPPGRSRLDRYFHITHRGSTLAREVRGGVTTFMAMAYILLLNPLILSGPDAAGATLGQKALITATALAAAVSTLLMGVVGRVPLALAAGLSVSGVIASQVAPQMTWPQAMGMCVMYGVVIMLLVVTGLREMIMNAIPLALKHAITMGIGLFVALIGFYKAGFVHQGKATPVSLGPTGELAGWPVLLFAVTLLTIFMLQARGVPGAILLGIVGGTVVAVLLNALDVIDPKQWAGGAPELHGSAVSMPDFSLFGHVEFGGWGDVGAMTVGMIVFTLVLAGFFDAMATIIGVGTEAGLADDKGRMPGLSKALFIDGAGGAIGGVAGGSGQTVFVESATGVGEGARTGLSSVVTGLFFAACLFFTPLTAIVPGEVAAAALVVIGAMMMTNARHVDWSDRATAIPVFLTVVIMPFTYSITAGVAAGVVSYVAIKLAQGRAREIGAFMWGLTAVFVVFFALDPIESWLGVH
- a CDS encoding XdhC/CoxI family protein, whose protein sequence is MLDIAEELYRWVGQGRDFAVATVVAVGGSAPRQPGAALAVDADGTAIGSVSGGCVEGAVYDLCRQALEDGEPVLERFGYSDEDAFAVGLTCGGIIDILVTPVRAGDPVRPVAGAALASAAGGEAAALARIVSGPAELRGRALLVRPDGSYDGGYGAHPELDRTVAAEARALLDAGRTGTLEIGEQGSRCGAPLTILVESSVPPPRMIVFGAIDFASALVRIGKFLGCHVTVCDARPVFATHTRFPEADEIVVDWPHRYLERTSVDARTVLCVLTHDAKFDVPLLRLALRLPVAYVGAMGSRRTHLDRNQRLREVGVTELELARLRSPIGLDLGARTPEETALSIAAEIVADRRGGSGVSLTGAHTPIHHDTPRALTELPSLRVS